The Salvelinus sp. IW2-2015 linkage group LG34, ASM291031v2, whole genome shotgun sequence genome has a window encoding:
- the LOC111958388 gene encoding uncharacterized protein, with the protein MANCVGFHTQIASIMEVLANAAVAEICKLVDDDYAVFRLEVTQSQKENRGLRRKLQLLELKVSRERAERTIRERVLASRPSSVKILDRYRGMARGEGHITGGHRNFVKPAGHNTWRDDQTITVDEGSGTSTQHVIMIESADAEAAGPGVKQERSEGEEDPRHSRDNQTGAAGDPPVATEDTAPAPLRTQRSITEVSGMPNTVLKSETDTETLTVTHRLLHTGSDHRSDPERQGLGRLGCPPAPGSEYLPVFHQSHRMVHTRGDSYGDVLNIGGDDPSCSYTTEMDPGNMPLGLETQTDLSKGDWNRYSSSVHSEGCLDKKGEVIVVDEVTVKVEGDVPPTWNAESHLVEGHSQGRDFLDYRGSLETNLNISTPSSLHAFRDRDPVSASMGPSDSHGSVRFDQVLNSNDRAKALAPGGEDTSGNIKEKRFLCMFCNKGFSCPQKVEIHQRVHTGVKCFSCTQCQMRFVQAGDLKRHQRVHTGEKPYSCPQCEKRFSRQDHLKMHMKVHTGERPFACTQCGKRFSERRCLRIHQQKNHSTL; encoded by the exons atggctaactgtgtgggttttcacactcaaatagcctccattatggaggttctagcgaatgcagccgtggcagagatctgtaaactcgtagacgacgactatgcagtgtttcgtttggaagtaactcaaagccagaaagaaaacaggggattgcggaggaaactacagctattGGAACTGAAGGTGtcacgggagcgcgcagagaggacaATACGAGAGCGCGTACTCGccagtcgtcccagtagtgttaagatcctcgaccgatacagaggaatggcaagag gaGAAGGACATATCACTGGAGGCCACAGAAACTTTGTGAAGCCAGCAGggcacaatacatggagagatgatcaaacaatcactgttgatgaggggagtggaacctcaacccagcatgttatcatgatagag tctgcagatgcagaggctgcaggtcctggggtcaagcaggagaggtctgaaggagaggaggacccacgGCACAGCAGAGACAACCAGACTGGAGCAGCTGGTGATCCCCCTGTAGCCACGGAGGATACCGCCCCAGCGCCGCTCAGGACCCAacgcagcatcacggaggtcagtggaatgCCGAACaccgtcctcaagtcagagacagacacagagactttaactgtaacacacaggctcttacacacaggatctgaccacagatcagacccagagagacagggcctggggagactgggctgtcctcctgccCCTGGCTCGGAGTATTTACCGGTATTTCATCAGAGCCACAGGATGGTTCATACCCGTGGGGATAGCTATGGTGATGTGTTAAACATTGGCGGTGATGATCCGTCTTGTTCTTACACTACAGAAatggaccctggcaacatgcctttgggtttagagacacagactgatctgtctaaaggggactggaaccggtacagtagtagtgtacactctgaagggtgcctagataagaaaggggaggttatCGTCGTAGATgaagtgactgtgaaagtggagggcgacgttcctcccacatggaatgcagaAAGTCACCTCGTAGAGGGACACTCacagggcagagatttcttagattacaggggaagcttagagacaaatctaaatatctccaccccctcctctttACATGCGTTCAGGGATCGCGACCCAGTGTCCGCGTCGATGGGGCCTTCCGATTCACATGGAAGCGTCCgtttcgatcaggtattgaactcaaatgACAGGGCTAAAGCCCTGGCTCCGGGAGGGGAAGACACATCAGGCAATattaaagagaaacggttcctttgcatgttctgtaacaaaggcttcagctgcccccagaaggtggagatccaccagagggtccacacaggggtgaaatgcttcagctgtacccagtgtcagaTGCGCTTTGTccaggctggtgacctgaagaggcaccagagggtccacacaggggagaaaccctacagctgcccacagtgtgagaagaggttctcccgccaGGACCACCTGAAGATGCACATGAaggtccacacaggagagaggccgttcgcctgtacgcagtgtgggaagaggttctcagaaaggagatgcctcaggatacaccagcagaaaaaccattccactctataa